Genomic DNA from Haloplanus aerogenes:
TACACCACCCACGGATGACATCGTTCCAGTCGACGCTCGGCGAGGAAGGGGGGATCGCCGAGGAGCTGGCCGAGAACCAGCGGGCCATCTCCATCGCCGAGTTCTTCGAGAAGAACAAACACATGCTCGGCTTCGACTCCGGAGCCCGAGGGCTCGTGACCGCCGTCAAGGAAGCGGTCGACAACGCCCTCGACGCCACGGAGGAAGCCGGCATCGCACCCGACATCTACGTCGAAATCGCGGAGGCGGGCGACTACTACAAACTCGTCGTCGAGGACAACGGACCGGGCATCACGAAAGAGCAAATTCCTCGTGTGTTCGGAAAATTGCTGTACGGTTCCCGGTTTCATGCACGGGAACAGTCGCTGACACCCGATCAGCGACTCCTCGTCCGCCGCGGCGGCGACGTGGAAGTCGTTCCCATTGGTGTCCTCTGTGACGCCTATCTCCCAGCCGACGGCGAGGGAACTGCCCCGATCCCCGACGATATCGAGGCACCGTCCTTCGACCGTGAAACGCACGAGATGACCTGGGAGCCGGTGACGCACGCGATTCGTCACGAGACGGCGGAGCAAACGTACGAAATCACCACCGAGAAGGGTCGGACAGTCGAAGTGACGGGCAACCACAGCGTCTTCGGCGTCACGAAAGACGGTGAGACGACGGAAGTTCGAGCGGGGGAACTCGAACCCGGCGATGCGATCCTGACGCCGCGTCGACTCCCCAGTTCCGACGGAACGGTCGAGTCGGTGAATCTCCTCGAACACATCACGGTCGATCAACTCGACGGTCGGCGGGTCTACGTCTACGGCTTCGACGAGGAGACGCTGGCGGAGATTCGAACCGGCGAGACGATCAGAAAGAAGCCGAATCCGGACAGCGACCGTGAACGGTACTACTACCGATACGACGGCGTCGATATCCTGCGCGACAGTCTGGAGCAAAACTACGTGGAGAAGGGGTATCTGCCGGCGGAGACGGTACTCGAACTCGGCTGGGAGGAGAAAGCGGCCGACTGCGAGTTCAAGACCTACCAGGTAGGTGGCGACGAGACGACGGTACCGGTTTCGATTCCAGTCGACGACGCGTTCGTCAAGTTACTCGCGTACTACGTCTCGGAAGGGCACACCGACGATCGACAGATCGGACTCACCTTCGGGAGCCACGAGGCAGAGCTGATCGAATCGACCGAACGGGCAGTGGCCGGGATCACCGGATCGACGACGACGGTCGAGCGCAACCGGAATTCGACGCGGGTGAAGGCGTTCGGGTCGCCGCTGGCGATGTTTCTCGAATCGGCCTGCGGCGACGCCGCGACGAACAAGCGGATTCCGGGCTTCGTCTTCGAGATGGCTCCCGAGTACCGACGGCGGTTCGTCGCCGCCCTCTACGAGGGTGACGGGTCGGATTCCCACCCCAGCAACGAACTCTCGCACACGACGACGAGCGAAACGCTCGCTCGACAGCTCTCGGTACTCTGGAACATGCAGGGGGTGCTAGCGAGTACGGAGGTTCACGAGAACGCGAGCGGCTACGCCGACGATCCGTCGCCGACCTACCGGACGAAGGTGTACAGTGACGACGCGACGGTGAGCGACGTATTCGAGGCGACGACCGATCCCGGCGAACAGGGATACAAACGGATTCCCGTCTCGCTCCTCGACGACGTTCGGGTCGAGGACGTTCCCCACGAGACGGTTCCCGACACGATACCGGGGCTGTTGATGGGTGCCGGCGTCGGCTCGAAAGTCGAACACGCCGAAGTGTACCGGTCGCTTATCGAACGTTCCCTCGCGGGCGAACACGTCGAAGAGCCACGCTACGTCCACAGCCTCGTGGAGAATGGACTCCTCGACGACGACCATCAGCCGACTGAACTCCTGGAAGAACTCTGGGAAACCTTGACGAACCTCCATGGACTCACCGACAGCGACATGTGCCTCCTGCCGGTGAAATCGGTCGAAGAAACCGAACCACCTGAATACGTTTACGACATCTCGGTTCCCGGCGCGACCGGGCGAGACGAGAACTTCGTCGTCGTCAACGAGGGCGCACTGAGCGTGAAGAACAGCCGCGGCCAGCAGGGGATCGGAATTTCTGCCGCCGTCCTCTACTCCCAGCTCACCTCCGGCAAACCCGCCAAGATCACCAGCCGTACCCAGGGGAGCGCCGACGCCGAGTACTTCGAACTGATCGTCGACACCGACGACAACGAACCCGAGATCAGGGAGGATCGAACCACGTCGTGGGACCGTCCCCACGGCACCCGGATCGAACTGGAGATGGAGGCGAACATGCGGGCGCGCAACCAACTCCACGACTACATCAAGCACACGGCGGTCGTCAACCCACACGCCAGAGTGGAGCTTCGGGAACCGGGACTCGACGAGCCGCTGAAATTCGAGCGCGGCACCGATCAGTTGCCCGCCGAGACGGAGGAGATCCGCCCCCACCCCCACGGCGTCGAACTGGGCACGCTCCTGAAGATGCTCGACGCGACGGAGTCGTACTCCGTCTCGGGGTTCCTCCAGAGCGAGTTCACGCGTGTCGGCGGCAAGACGGCGACGAAGGTGTGTGATCGCTTCCGCGACAACCACTTCGGGCGGGAGATGGCGTGGACGACGCCGAACCCGCACGACGAGGCCGACGTCGAGGACGCGACCATCGACGCCGTCGCCAACAAGAGCGCCGACGCGACCGAGTGGTTCGGCGAGAAGGTAGCCGAGACGGTGGGCGACCGCGAGCGGATCGCCCACCACGAACTCGTCGGAATCGTCGAGAATCTCGCGGACGCGGCCGAAGACGAGTTCGGGGAGACGTTCGGCTCGACGGTCCGGGAGAACGCCGTCGACGCGGCGTGGGCGGAACTCACCCGCCCCGACCTGCTGACGGCGTCGCTCTACGAGCGGATCGACGCCGCAACCAGCACTCGGAAGGACGACGCGGCGGTGCAGGGGCTGGCCGAGCGCCTCGCGGACAAGTTCGCGGAGGCCGACGACCCGCGACACCGAGCCACCCGGGGTGAACTCGTCGCCTACGTCGACCGGTCCGCGGACCGTGTCGAGGAGGCCGAGGACGCCACGTTCGGTGAGACGGCCCGCGAGAACGTCGTCGACGCCATCTGGACCCACATGCGGACGGTCCCGGACGACCTGCCGAAAGTGAAGTCGATTGCCGACGACCGCGACACCGCCTCCGAACTCCTCGAGGCGATGCGCGAGACGGACATCCTCGCGCCGCCGACGGACTGTCTCTCACCGATTACGGACGAACTCGTCGAAGCGGGGCTCCGCAAGGAGTTCGACGCCGACTTCTACGCGGCGTCGACCCGCGACGCCGAAGTCCACGGCGGCGACCCCTTCATCGTCGAGGCGGGTATCGCCTACGGTGGTGATCTGGAGCACGAGGGGTCGGTCGACGTGATGCGCTTCGCCAATCGCGTCCCCCTCGTCTACCAGCGCGGGGCGTGTGCCATCACCGACGTGGTGAAGACGATTGGCTGGCGCAACTACGGGCTAGATCAGCCGGGAGGAAGCGGCCTCCCTTCCGGCCCTGCGGTCATCATGGTCCACGTCGCCTCCACAAACGTCCCCTTCACCAGCGAGTCGAAGGACGCCGTGGCGAACGTGCCCGAAATCGAAGACGAAATCGAACTCGCCATCCGCGAGGCGGCACGGGAGCTGAAATCCTACCTCAACCGCCGGCGGTCGCTGGAGAAACGCCGGAAGAAACAGGACGTACTCGGGCGCATCCTGCCCGAGATGGCCGACAAACTCGCTGCGGTGACCGGCCGCGAACGGCCCAACATCGACGGCGCGCTCGGACGCATCATGAATAACGTGATCGTCGAGCGCGCGGTAGACGACGGGACGGTCACGCTCGCGA
This window encodes:
- a CDS encoding DNA topoisomerase VI subunit B, producing MTSFQSTLGEEGGIAEELAENQRAISIAEFFEKNKHMLGFDSGARGLVTAVKEAVDNALDATEEAGIAPDIYVEIAEAGDYYKLVVEDNGPGITKEQIPRVFGKLLYGSRFHAREQSLTPDQRLLVRRGGDVEVVPIGVLCDAYLPADGEGTAPIPDDIEAPSFDRETHEMTWEPVTHAIRHETAEQTYEITTEKGRTVEVTGNHSVFGVTKDGETTEVRAGELEPGDAILTPRRLPSSDGTVESVNLLEHITVDQLDGRRVYVYGFDEETLAEIRTGETIRKKPNPDSDRERYYYRYDGVDILRDSLEQNYVEKGYLPAETVLELGWEEKAADCEFKTYQVGGDETTVPVSIPVDDAFVKLLAYYVSEGHTDDRQIGLTFGSHEAELIESTERAVAGITGSTTTVERNRNSTRVKAFGSPLAMFLESACGDAATNKRIPGFVFEMAPEYRRRFVAALYEGDGSDSHPSNELSHTTTSETLARQLSVLWNMQGVLASTEVHENASGYADDPSPTYRTKVYSDDATVSDVFEATTDPGEQGYKRIPVSLLDDVRVEDVPHETVPDTIPGLLMGAGVGSKVEHAEVYRSLIERSLAGEHVEEPRYVHSLVENGLLDDDHQPTELLEELWETLTNLHGLTDSDMCLLPVKSVEETEPPEYVYDISVPGATGRDENFVVVNEGALSVKNSRGQQGIGISAAVLYSQLTSGKPAKITSRTQGSADAEYFELIVDTDDNEPEIREDRTTSWDRPHGTRIELEMEANMRARNQLHDYIKHTAVVNPHARVELREPGLDEPLKFERGTDQLPAETEEIRPHPHGVELGTLLKMLDATESYSVSGFLQSEFTRVGGKTATKVCDRFRDNHFGREMAWTTPNPHDEADVEDATIDAVANKSADATEWFGEKVAETVGDRERIAHHELVGIVENLADAAEDEFGETFGSTVRENAVDAAWAELTRPDLLTASLYERIDAATSTRKDDAAVQGLAERLADKFAEADDPRHRATRGELVAYVDRSADRVEEAEDATFGETARENVVDAIWTHMRTVPDDLPKVKSIADDRDTASELLEAMRETDILAPPTDCLSPITDELVEAGLRKEFDADFYAASTRDAEVHGGDPFIVEAGIAYGGDLEHEGSVDVMRFANRVPLVYQRGACAITDVVKTIGWRNYGLDQPGGSGLPSGPAVIMVHVASTNVPFTSESKDAVANVPEIEDEIELAIREAARELKSYLNRRRSLEKRRKKQDVLGRILPEMADKLAAVTGRERPNIDGALGRIMNNVIVERAVDDGTVTLAIRNHSDRKETLDVTDIVTAEPTAVSDGASVVDLEGEWFVQWSPSVSAGETATLTYEVGDDATFDIDIEGVESEKLTVNT